In Trichlorobacter lovleyi, the DNA window TGGTCAGCCCCTGGATGTCGGAGCGGGCCACCCGGCTGTGGGTGATATCGCCCACCATTGCCACCTTGAGTCCATCCAGCCTGCCAAACTTATCCTTGATGGTCAGCATGTCCAACAGCCCCTGGGAAGGATGCTCGTGGGCACCGTCACCGGCATTGATAATGGAGCAACCAACCTTCTTGGATAAGAAGTAATGTGAGCCCGAGACCGCATGGCGCATCACAATAATATCCGGCTTCATGGCCAGCAGGTTCAGAGCGGTATCAGCCAGGGTCTCCCCCTTGGTGGCAGAGCTGTTGGAGGGGGCGATATTGACCGTATCAGCTGAAAGCCGCTTGCCGGCAATCTCGAACGAGGTACGGGTACGGGTGGATGATTCGTAGAACAGGTTAATGATGGTCTTCCCTCGCAGGGTCGGCACCTTCTTGATATCCCGGCTGTTTACCTCACGCATGTTTTCAGCAGTGGAGATCAGCAGTTCTATCTCTTCCTTGCTCAGGTCACGCAGTGCAATAATATCCTTATGCTTGAATTCCATGGTCCCTCCCCTGTTTATTTTTCAAGAACCACTTCAACCGGCTGCTGTTTATCATCAAAAGTAACTTCAACATTTTCCTTCAGACTGGTGGGGACGTTACGCCCCACAAAATCAGCCCGGATCGGCAGTTCTCGATGGCCGCGATCAATCAGCACTGCCAGTTGAATGCAACAGGGGCGTCCATGGTCCATCAAGGCATCTAGGGCAGCCCGGATGGTTCGGCCGGTAAACAGCACATCGTCCACCAGCACCACCCTCTTCCCTTCCAGGGAAAAGGAGATATCGGTCTTGCCAACTGACTTATGGGGGGCCTGCTGCTTGATATCATCACGGTACAGCGTAATATCAATTGATCCTACCGGTACCCGCTCACCTTCAATGATCTCCATACAAAGCGAAATCTCGCGGGCCAGATAGGCTCCACCGGATTGAATACCGACCAGCACCACATCTGAGAGCCCCTTGTTTTTCTCAAGGATCTCATGGGATATTCTGGTTAAAGCCCGCCGGATACCGCTGTTGTCAAGAATAACCGTCTTGGTCGTCTCACCAGCCATAGCAACCCTCCCTGGAGAATAAAAAAGGGTCCCTCCGCGCATGCACGGAAAGACCCTCTTGAATATGTGGCTGAAACTGTTGCACCTTTGTTAACCTCACGGGGTTAGATTAAAAGGCAGATATGAAAAGAAGTGTGTTACCTTACCATTCTCCAGCGAAAACGGTCAAGGAGAAGTTTTGACCGACGCCATATGAATCGCCCTGATAAAGGTAGCCTCGGTTGCCTGCTTGATCTCCTCAATCACCGCCTGGGAAACAGCGGAGTCAACCGAGAGGATGACCATTGCCTCGCCTTTTTTCTCGCTGCGCCCCAGGTTCATGGAGCCGATATTGATCTCATGTTTGCCCATGATGGTGCCGATTTTGCCGATCATGCCGGGACGATCAGCATAGTGCAGCAGCAGCATATGCTCTTCCGGTGTAAAATCCATGGCATAGTCACGCAACCGGACAATGCGTGGGGCCCCTTCAAAGAGCGCACCGGCAATGGTGCGACGCTTGCCGTCACCCTCTGCAATCAGGGTAATCAGGTTGGAAAAGGCATCAGCCGAGGTAGTTTTGGTCTCTTCCACCACAATCCCCATCTGCTCAGCGATCAGGGAGGCGTTAACCATATTGACATCCTGGTCGACCACCCGCCCTAACAGTGCTGCCAAACCGCAAACCGTCAGTGGCGAACAGTCATAGTGGGCAATGGCACCGGCATAACTGAAGGTGATCTTCTCAGGATGGCCATCCAGCAACTGGATACCAAAATCAGCCATCACATTGACCAGATTCAGGAATGGCCGCATCTGGTCCATCAAGGCCATATCAAAACGGGGAATGTTCACCGCATTTTCCAACGGCTTCTCATCCAGATAGTTCAGGATCTCTTTGGACACATCCACGGCCACATTGATCTGGGCCTCGTGGGTATTGGCCCCCAAGTGAGGAGTCACCGTGACTCTGGGGTGGGCGATCAGCCCTTTGAGGACGTCGGTTCTGGGCGGTTCTTCGCTCCAGACATCCACGCCGGCAATGGCGATCTTGCCACTGTTCATGGCATCCAACAGGGCAGGCTCATCAATTATCCCGCCACGGGCTACGTTCATTACAATCACGCCGTCCTTCATCAGGCCCAGCTCACGGGCACCGATCATCCCCTTGGTCTCATCAGTCAAAGGGGTATGGACGGTAATGATATCGCATTTTTTGTAGATCTCATCATGGGACACCAGCTTAACCCCCAGATCATGGGCCCGCTTGACCGCAATATACGGGTCGCAGGCCAGCACCTCACACTCAAAGGCCTTCAAGCGGGTTGCCACACGACCGCCAACCTTGCCCAGACCGATCACACCGGCGGTCTTGCCTTTCAGCTCCACCCCGGTAAAAGGGGCACGCTTCCACTCGCCGGCCTTCAAGGAGGCGTTGGCCACCGTCACGTTACGGCAGGCCGCCATCAGCAGCGCCATGGTGTGCTCGGCAGCACTGTTGGTATTGCCAAAGGGGGCATTCACCACAATCACCCCTTTTGAGCTGGCATAGTCCACATCCACGTTATCAATGCCAACACCGGCCCGGGCAACCATCTTCAAGTTCCTGGCCGCATCCAGCAGATCTTTATCAACCGTCGTACCGCTACGGGTAATGATCACTTCATAGTCACCGATCAAGGCAAGCAATTCTTCCTTTTTCAATCCCAAACGGACATCCATCTCAATGCGCGGATCCTGCTTGAGCAGTGCCAGTCCTTGGTCAGCAACTTCATCAGTAACAATAATTTTCATGGTCATAATCCCCGTGTTTGTTGTATTCAAGTTTTTGCATCCTAGACCTGACCCGCAAAAAATGCAAGCGGACTGAAACTGTCTTGAGGTATACATTACCCATGAAAACCTTCAACATTGTACTGGTTGAGCCAGAAATACCACCTAACACCGGCAACATAGCACGTCTTTGTGCAGCTACTGCTGCAACTCTGCATTTAGTCGGCAAACTGGGATTTTCAATTGATGATCGCTACCTTAAACGGGCCGGACTTGATTACTGGGACAAAGTGGATTTAAAACAATGGGACAGTTTAGAGCAGTTGCAGCAGCAGTACCCGGATGGGCGCTTCTGGTATCTGAGTACCAAGGTTGCCAGAAATTGCTACGAGCAGGGGATCTATCAACCAGGAGATTTTCTGGTCTTTGGCAAAGAGACCGCCGGTCTGCCGGCTGAGCTGCTAATAGCTAACCAGGAACGTTGCCTGACCATCCCAATGCCGGGCCAAGTACGCAGCCTGAACCTATCCAACGCTGCGGCAGTGGTATTGTACGAGGCACTGCGCCAGTCAGGACAACTACAGTAGCCTACGCCCCATGCACCAATGAAAGAAAGAAGTCTTCCAGATTTTTACGACGTGGTTCAACCAGGACTATTTCTCGACCAGTTGCAACCTGTTCAGCAAGAAAGCGGTCAAGCAGCTCTTTAGGCACCTCTTCATCCAACACCGTACCGTCTGTATCCTGCAG includes these proteins:
- the serA gene encoding phosphoglycerate dehydrogenase, encoding MKIIVTDEVADQGLALLKQDPRIEMDVRLGLKKEELLALIGDYEVIITRSGTTVDKDLLDAARNLKMVARAGVGIDNVDVDYASSKGVIVVNAPFGNTNSAAEHTMALLMAACRNVTVANASLKAGEWKRAPFTGVELKGKTAGVIGLGKVGGRVATRLKAFECEVLACDPYIAVKRAHDLGVKLVSHDEIYKKCDIITVHTPLTDETKGMIGARELGLMKDGVIVMNVARGGIIDEPALLDAMNSGKIAIAGVDVWSEEPPRTDVLKGLIAHPRVTVTPHLGANTHEAQINVAVDVSKEILNYLDEKPLENAVNIPRFDMALMDQMRPFLNLVNVMADFGIQLLDGHPEKITFSYAGAIAHYDCSPLTVCGLAALLGRVVDQDVNMVNASLIAEQMGIVVEETKTTSADAFSNLITLIAEGDGKRRTIAGALFEGAPRIVRLRDYAMDFTPEEHMLLLHYADRPGMIGKIGTIMGKHEINIGSMNLGRSEKKGEAMVILSVDSAVSQAVIEEIKQATEATFIRAIHMASVKTSP
- the pyrR gene encoding bifunctional pyr operon transcriptional regulator/uracil phosphoribosyltransferase PyrR, whose amino-acid sequence is MAGETTKTVILDNSGIRRALTRISHEILEKNKGLSDVVLVGIQSGGAYLAREISLCMEIIEGERVPVGSIDITLYRDDIKQQAPHKSVGKTDISFSLEGKRVVLVDDVLFTGRTIRAALDALMDHGRPCCIQLAVLIDRGHRELPIRADFVGRNVPTSLKENVEVTFDDKQQPVEVVLEK
- a CDS encoding aspartate carbamoyltransferase catalytic subunit, producing MEFKHKDIIALRDLSKEEIELLISTAENMREVNSRDIKKVPTLRGKTIINLFYESSTRTRTSFEIAGKRLSADTVNIAPSNSSATKGETLADTALNLLAMKPDIIVMRHAVSGSHYFLSKKVGCSIINAGDGAHEHPSQGLLDMLTIKDKFGRLDGLKVAMVGDITHSRVARSDIQGLTKMGSSIFLAGPPTMMPPGVERLGNVTVCGTMKEAIQDADVVIMLRIQQERQGKTLMPNTREYSRYFGLNPENLKLAKPDAMVMHPGPINRGVEMSSYVVDGSQSHVLKQVENGVAVRMAMLYHVCGGELE
- a CDS encoding tRNA (cytidine(34)-2'-O)-methyltransferase translates to MKTFNIVLVEPEIPPNTGNIARLCAATAATLHLVGKLGFSIDDRYLKRAGLDYWDKVDLKQWDSLEQLQQQYPDGRFWYLSTKVARNCYEQGIYQPGDFLVFGKETAGLPAELLIANQERCLTIPMPGQVRSLNLSNAAAVVLYEALRQSGQLQ